In Saccharothrix violaceirubra, the following are encoded in one genomic region:
- the dapA gene encoding 4-hydroxy-tetrahydrodipicolinate synthase, with translation MRFRSDPTTIKGSIAPVVTPFTATGELDTDSLRNLVRWQKEQGSHGISIGGSTGEPLVQSLDERKTALRVVADEIGDEIPFLPGTGASTLESTLELTGYAKDLGADLALVITPYYSRPTQEGLFQWYHTVANEYPDLPIVVYNVPSRTAVDIAPETVARLRKANDNIVGIKETTKDFEHFSHVLHQCGRDFLMWSGIELLCLPLLAIGGRGFVSALANLAPAAVAKMYELYEAGDHQGAIDLHYRLHPLVDLLFVETNPAPAKHVLADLGHISSGYVRPPLVEPTPAGLEKINKLRAQAEDLLLPAKAKAKA, from the coding sequence ATGAGGTTCCGTTCCGACCCGACGACCATCAAGGGCTCCATCGCCCCCGTCGTCACCCCGTTCACCGCGACCGGTGAGCTCGACACCGACAGCCTGCGCAACCTCGTGCGCTGGCAGAAGGAGCAGGGCTCGCACGGCATCTCCATCGGCGGCTCCACCGGCGAGCCCCTCGTCCAGTCCCTGGACGAGCGCAAGACCGCGCTGCGCGTCGTGGCCGACGAGATCGGCGACGAGATCCCGTTCCTGCCCGGCACCGGTGCCAGCACGCTGGAGAGCACGCTGGAGCTGACCGGCTACGCCAAGGACCTGGGCGCCGACCTCGCGCTGGTCATCACGCCGTACTACAGCAGGCCCACCCAGGAGGGTCTGTTCCAGTGGTACCACACGGTGGCCAACGAGTACCCGGACCTGCCGATCGTGGTCTACAACGTGCCGTCGCGCACCGCCGTGGACATCGCGCCCGAGACCGTCGCCCGCCTGCGCAAGGCGAACGACAACATCGTCGGCATCAAGGAGACCACGAAGGACTTCGAGCACTTCTCGCACGTGCTGCACCAGTGCGGCCGTGACTTCCTGATGTGGTCGGGCATCGAGCTGCTGTGCCTGCCGCTGCTGGCGATCGGCGGCCGGGGCTTCGTCTCGGCGCTGGCCAACCTGGCGCCGGCCGCCGTGGCGAAGATGTACGAGCTGTACGAGGCGGGCGACCACCAGGGCGCCATCGACCTGCACTACCGCCTGCACCCGCTGGTCGACCTGCTGTTCGTGGAGACCAACCCGGCGCCCGCGAAGCACGTGCTCGCCGACCTGGGCCACATCTCGTCGGGCTACGTCCGCCCGCCGCTGGTCGAGCCCACCCCGGCCGGCCTGGAGAAGATCAACAAGCTCCGCGCCCAGGCCGAGGACCTGCTGCTCCCGGCCAAGGCCAAGGCCAAGGCCTGA
- a CDS encoding GntR family transcriptional regulator: MTVPVLAGRSKTQYAYEVLRDRIVGGRYGPGSRLVFDRIARELGVSPVPVREAVRRLQAEGWVVFEPNVGAQVADFAQDEYRHTMEALALLEGHAVATARLTNAILDRAELLNAMMRETLAVFDPLGFTRLNREFHLLLCDRSPNPRLRDLITKEWARLDLSRRSTFSLVPGRARESVEEHDELLRLLRAGAPAEVVERFARDHKLNTLRAVDSKSAAPLPGESTP, encoded by the coding sequence ATGACCGTGCCGGTGCTCGCCGGCCGGTCGAAGACCCAGTACGCCTACGAGGTCCTGCGGGACCGCATCGTCGGGGGCCGCTACGGCCCCGGCTCGCGGCTCGTGTTCGACCGGATCGCGCGGGAGCTGGGCGTGAGCCCGGTTCCGGTACGGGAGGCGGTGCGCCGCCTCCAGGCGGAGGGCTGGGTGGTCTTCGAACCGAACGTCGGCGCGCAGGTCGCCGACTTCGCCCAGGACGAGTACCGGCACACCATGGAGGCGCTCGCGCTCCTGGAGGGCCACGCGGTCGCCACCGCGCGGCTCACCAACGCCATCCTGGACCGCGCCGAGCTGCTCAACGCCATGATGCGGGAGACGCTGGCGGTGTTCGACCCGCTCGGCTTCACCCGCCTCAACCGGGAGTTCCACCTCCTGCTGTGCGACCGGTCGCCCAACCCCAGATTGCGCGACCTGATCACGAAGGAGTGGGCGCGGCTCGACCTGAGCCGCCGCTCCACCTTCAGTCTCGTGCCCGGACGGGCCAGGGAGTCCGTCGAAGAGCACGACGAATTGCTGCGCCTGCTCCGTGCCGGCGCACCCGCCGAGGTCGTCGAGCGCTTCGCCCGCGACCACAAGCTCAACACCCTCCGCGCGGTCGACAGCAAGTCCGCCGCTCCGCTCCCAGGGGAGTCCACGCCATGA
- a CDS encoding fumarylacetoacetate hydrolase family protein, with product MSHPLGLRPSKIIAVHLNFRSRAAERGRFPDEPSYFVKPPSSLAWSDTELVRPKGTELSAFEGEIAIIIGRFAKNVSRADAWEYIAGVAPANDFGVHDLRYADRGSNLRSKGSDGYTPIGRVLDPADLDLKNLRLRTWVNGEVVQDDNTSDLLFDFAYLIADLSRTITLEPGDIILTGTPTGATTCQPGDVVEVGIDDHERLRNVIVESDDELPKPGAQPKVTQVDKDAAVGGAVPAIKPETEKMLREVCTATIYSQLRKRGIHHTFFTGLKPARTDLKMVGVAHTLRFLPLREDQFAERGNGMNAQKRAVESIGPGQILVIDARDDHGAGTLGDILAARLIKRGAAGVVSDGCFRDSPMFADLELPSYSAGAHAAVLGRKHVPWEVGVDIACAGVLVRPGDILVGDAEGVILIPPALVDEVARDSVQQEHEEKFILERVEAGESIDGLYPLGKAKRAEYEEWAR from the coding sequence ATGAGCCACCCCCTCGGCCTCCGGCCGTCCAAGATCATCGCCGTCCACCTGAACTTCCGCAGCCGCGCCGCCGAGCGCGGGCGGTTCCCGGACGAGCCGTCGTACTTCGTCAAGCCGCCGTCGTCGCTGGCCTGGTCGGACACGGAGCTGGTCCGCCCGAAGGGCACCGAGCTGTCCGCGTTCGAGGGCGAGATCGCCATCATCATCGGCCGGTTCGCCAAGAACGTCTCCCGCGCCGACGCGTGGGAGTACATCGCGGGCGTGGCGCCGGCCAACGACTTCGGCGTGCACGACCTGCGCTACGCCGACCGCGGCTCGAACCTGCGCAGCAAGGGCTCCGACGGCTACACCCCGATCGGCCGGGTCCTCGACCCCGCCGACCTGGACCTGAAGAACCTGCGGCTGCGCACGTGGGTCAACGGCGAGGTCGTCCAGGACGACAACACGTCCGACCTGCTGTTCGACTTCGCGTACCTGATCGCGGACCTGTCACGCACGATCACCCTGGAGCCCGGCGACATCATCCTCACCGGTACCCCCACCGGTGCCACGACGTGTCAGCCCGGTGACGTGGTCGAGGTCGGCATCGACGACCACGAGCGCCTGCGCAACGTCATCGTCGAGTCCGACGACGAGCTGCCCAAGCCGGGCGCCCAGCCGAAGGTCACGCAGGTCGACAAGGACGCGGCCGTCGGCGGCGCGGTCCCCGCGATCAAGCCGGAGACCGAGAAGATGCTCCGCGAGGTCTGCACGGCGACGATCTACAGCCAGCTCCGCAAGCGCGGCATCCACCACACGTTCTTCACCGGTCTCAAGCCCGCGCGCACGGACCTGAAGATGGTGGGTGTGGCCCACACGCTGCGGTTCCTGCCGCTGCGCGAGGACCAGTTCGCCGAGCGCGGCAACGGCATGAACGCGCAGAAGCGCGCCGTCGAGTCGATCGGCCCCGGCCAGATCCTCGTCATCGACGCCCGTGACGACCACGGCGCCGGCACGCTCGGCGACATCCTGGCCGCGCGCCTGATCAAGCGCGGCGCGGCGGGCGTGGTCTCCGACGGCTGCTTCCGCGACAGCCCGATGTTCGCCGACCTCGAACTGCCCTCCTACAGCGCGGGCGCCCACGCGGCCGTCCTGGGCCGCAAGCACGTGCCGTGGGAGGTCGGCGTGGACATCGCGTGCGCGGGCGTCCTCGTCCGGCCGGGCGACATCCTCGTGGGTGACGCCGAGGGCGTCATCCTCATCCCGCCGGCCCTGGTGGACGAGGTCGCCCGCGACTCCGTCCAGCAGGAACACGAGGAGAAGTTCATCCTCGAACGCGTGGAGGCCGGCGAGTCCATCGACGGGCTCTACCCGCTGGGCAAGGCCAAGCGGGCCGAGTACGAGGAGTGGGCGCGATGA
- the hpaD gene encoding 3,4-dihydroxyphenylacetate 2,3-dioxygenase, with protein MGEVVLAAKITHVPSIWLSIQPGKNYGIRRPAELGLAEIGRRARERGADTFVVADSHWMNSMGFHVNGKARHQGSYASHELPHFISDLEYDYPGDAELAELIGEEIRAGGQKSMVHDVRDLGLEYATLVPMHFMNREEKPLRVLPIGCNIYSTIEENRRVGEAIARAALRSDRKIAFLASGSLSHQFPPNEISSEYLNTISNPYNEQIDRLVLDQWREGRIAEFLSALPAYNQRCTGEAAMADTGMLFGILGWDSYDGHGEQLCDYFPSSGTGQVIVDFPVPDRLRS; from the coding sequence ATGGGTGAGGTAGTGCTGGCCGCCAAGATCACGCACGTCCCGTCGATCTGGCTCTCCATCCAACCCGGGAAGAACTACGGCATCCGCCGTCCCGCCGAGCTCGGCCTGGCCGAGATCGGCCGTCGGGCCCGCGAGCGCGGCGCCGACACATTCGTGGTCGCCGATTCGCACTGGATGAACAGCATGGGCTTCCACGTGAACGGGAAGGCCAGGCACCAGGGCAGCTACGCGTCGCACGAGCTGCCGCACTTCATCTCGGACCTGGAGTACGACTACCCCGGTGACGCGGAGCTGGCCGAGCTGATCGGCGAGGAGATCCGCGCCGGCGGGCAGAAGTCCATGGTGCACGACGTCCGCGACCTCGGCCTCGAGTACGCGACGCTGGTGCCGATGCACTTCATGAACCGCGAGGAGAAGCCGCTGCGGGTCCTCCCGATCGGGTGCAACATCTACTCGACGATCGAGGAGAACCGGCGCGTGGGCGAGGCCATCGCCCGTGCCGCGCTGCGCAGCGACCGCAAGATCGCCTTCCTGGCCAGCGGTTCGCTGTCGCACCAGTTCCCGCCGAACGAGATCTCGTCGGAGTACCTGAACACGATCAGCAACCCGTACAACGAGCAGATCGACCGGCTCGTGCTCGACCAGTGGCGTGAGGGCCGCATCGCGGAGTTCCTGTCCGCGCTGCCCGCCTACAACCAGCGCTGCACCGGCGAGGCCGCGATGGCCGACACCGGCATGCTGTTCGGCATCCTCGGGTGGGACTCCTACGACGGTCACGGCGAGCAGCTGTGCGACTACTTCCCGAGCAGCGGTACCGGCCAGGTCATCGTCGACTTCCCCGTCCCGGATCGGTTGCGTTCATGA
- a CDS encoding AraC-like ligand-binding domain-containing protein, whose translation MSYSLSTTGVPATQQFDLWQSAVSQTFVPLEATTGEHGPFRGRLRGQSLGSVSVYEASADAHTVRRTARTISRAAPDFYKLSLQLHGTAKLSQDGRQAALRPGDFAIYDVTRPYTLAFEDVSSTLVLMFPRSMLCLPSGQVENLTAVRFVGGQGVSGIVSTTLVQLARNIDDPQVHGSVRLARNVVDLLGTALADQVEYTDVPAESTRAAMLVKIKSYVEAHLEDPELSPGDIAAAHHISTRYLHKLFSEAGTTVSAWIRHRRLERCGQDLADPGKHQLAIGVIGARWGLVDASYLSRAFKSEYGLSPSEYRQRSVEHRAR comes from the coding sequence GTGTCCTACTCGCTGAGCACCACGGGCGTGCCCGCCACACAGCAGTTCGACCTGTGGCAGTCGGCCGTCTCGCAGACCTTCGTGCCCCTGGAAGCGACGACCGGCGAGCACGGCCCGTTCCGGGGCCGGCTGCGCGGCCAGAGCCTGGGCAGCGTCTCCGTGTACGAAGCGTCCGCGGACGCGCACACGGTGCGACGGACCGCGCGCACGATCTCCCGTGCGGCGCCGGACTTCTACAAGCTCAGCCTCCAGTTGCACGGCACCGCGAAGCTGAGCCAGGACGGCCGGCAGGCCGCTTTGCGCCCCGGTGATTTCGCCATCTACGACGTGACGCGTCCGTACACATTGGCCTTCGAGGACGTGTCGTCCACTTTGGTCCTCATGTTCCCCCGTTCGATGCTGTGCCTCCCGAGTGGACAGGTGGAGAACCTGACCGCCGTGCGGTTCGTCGGCGGCCAGGGCGTGAGTGGAATCGTCAGCACGACGCTCGTGCAGTTGGCCCGCAACATCGACGACCCGCAGGTGCACGGCAGCGTGCGGCTCGCGCGCAACGTCGTCGACCTGCTCGGCACGGCGCTGGCCGACCAGGTCGAGTACACCGACGTGCCCGCCGAGAGCACCCGGGCGGCGATGCTCGTGAAGATCAAGTCCTATGTCGAGGCGCACCTGGAGGACCCCGAGCTGTCGCCCGGCGACATCGCCGCGGCCCACCACATCTCGACCCGCTACCTGCACAAACTGTTCAGCGAGGCCGGGACGACCGTGTCCGCGTGGATCAGGCACCGCCGGTTGGAGCGCTGCGGGCAGGACCTCGCCGACCCGGGCAAGCACCAGTTGGCGATCGGCGTCATCGGTGCCCGCTGGGGGCTGGTGGACGCGTCCTACCTCAGTCGCGCGTTCAAGTCGGAGTACGGCTTGTCCCCGTCGGAATACCGTCAGCGCAGCGTCGAACACCGGGCGCGCTGA
- a CDS encoding aldehyde dehydrogenase family protein produces the protein MRSTALYIDGRWVDGADSFTTTDPATGAALAHVASASAADVDAAVASARNALPSWTATPPSVKAKLLWKLADLIEADGDELAALETSDQGQPLGIARNVSVTGAAEHFRYFAGWATKIDGTVNTVSFPNTLQYDRRVPVGVCALIAPWNFPLMIMAWKLAPALACGNTTVLKPAEQTSLTTVRLVELAVEAGFPPGVINLVTGGPETGKALVAHPGVDKVSFTGSTEVGQAIVSASASDLKRVTLELGGKTPTVVARSADIDAAVAGTVAGGLLNSGQVCAAYARLYVDSKRRDEFTSKLAAAVAGLRIGAGADPSTELGPLVTAEHRTRVDGFVQRAIAAGATLATGGSVVDGPGNFYHPTVFADVKDDMQIAREEVFGPVLAVLDYDDEDELLARVNDSPYGLAAAVWSDDLRSAHRLADGIRAGAVFVNMPCIPDAAAPWGGFRSSGWGREMGPYAIDAYTEVKGVWIHHGA, from the coding sequence ATGCGCTCGACAGCTCTGTACATCGACGGCCGTTGGGTCGACGGTGCGGATTCGTTCACCACGACCGACCCGGCGACCGGTGCGGCGTTGGCGCACGTGGCCTCGGCGTCGGCCGCGGACGTCGACGCGGCGGTCGCCTCGGCCCGCAACGCGCTGCCCTCCTGGACCGCGACCCCGCCGTCGGTCAAGGCCAAGCTGCTCTGGAAGCTCGCGGACCTGATCGAGGCCGACGGCGACGAGCTGGCCGCGCTCGAGACCAGCGACCAGGGCCAGCCGCTGGGCATCGCGCGCAACGTGAGCGTGACCGGCGCGGCCGAGCACTTCCGCTACTTCGCGGGCTGGGCGACCAAGATCGACGGCACGGTCAACACGGTGTCGTTCCCGAACACGCTCCAGTACGACCGGCGCGTGCCGGTGGGCGTGTGCGCGTTGATCGCGCCGTGGAACTTCCCGCTCATGATCATGGCGTGGAAGCTCGCGCCCGCGCTGGCGTGCGGCAACACCACCGTCCTCAAGCCCGCCGAGCAGACCTCGCTGACCACGGTCCGCCTGGTCGAGCTGGCGGTCGAGGCCGGCTTCCCGCCCGGTGTGATCAACCTGGTGACCGGTGGTCCCGAGACCGGCAAGGCGCTCGTCGCGCACCCCGGCGTGGACAAGGTGTCGTTCACCGGCTCCACCGAGGTGGGCCAGGCGATCGTGTCCGCGTCGGCGTCCGACCTCAAGCGCGTGACGCTGGAGCTGGGCGGCAAGACGCCCACCGTCGTGGCCCGCAGCGCCGACATCGACGCCGCCGTGGCCGGGACCGTCGCGGGCGGCCTGCTCAACAGCGGCCAGGTCTGCGCCGCCTACGCGCGGCTCTACGTCGACTCGAAGCGGCGGGACGAGTTCACCTCGAAGCTCGCCGCCGCCGTGGCCGGTCTGCGCATCGGCGCGGGTGCCGACCCGTCGACCGAACTCGGCCCACTGGTGACGGCCGAGCACCGGACCCGGGTGGACGGCTTCGTGCAGCGGGCGATCGCCGCCGGTGCGACGTTGGCGACCGGTGGTTCCGTTGTGGACGGACCGGGCAACTTCTATCACCCGACGGTCTTCGCGGACGTCAAGGACGACATGCAGATCGCCCGCGAAGAGGTGTTCGGCCCGGTGCTCGCCGTGCTGGACTACGACGACGAGGACGAGCTGCTGGCGCGCGTCAACGACTCGCCGTACGGCCTCGCGGCGGCGGTGTGGAGCGACGACCTGCGCTCGGCGCACCGGCTGGCCGACGGCATCCGCGCGGGTGCGGTGTTCGTGAACATGCCGTGCATCCCGGACGCGGCGGCGCCGTGGGGCGGCTTCCGCTCCAGCGGCTGGGGCCGTGAGATGGGCCCGTACGCGATCGACGCGTACACCGAGGTCAAGGGCGTGTGGATCCACCACGGCGCCTGA
- a CDS encoding helix-turn-helix transcriptional regulator, whose protein sequence is MNSTRIAAAVRLGSALGSGAAVEWEEVFGALRAAMPQMCAVQINGWDPVVRRFVVMAEDGYNRSSSQELAHELPRTRWGGQLFDSAVPLLMTDNMPHDFRDSPHYQERLRPAGFEDGLSAALKVGRRQVVGVLHMNAPVRYSFTEETREFVASVGAALARRVDPLHCPRFDAWFDEHWSASWLLPAVAPVSDRSPAPIAGDPALRALADSFAGLGVRTVPFLWPGREGWYRVRLLRVVDGPRSGVIVACTPFENHAGLTARELDIATGLVAGLSNQAIAESLVVSRRTVETYVERLLTKLDCQSRGEAAGVAARAGYVRPSPTGLGELSRLTRGLDPGWI, encoded by the coding sequence ATGAACTCCACGCGCATCGCGGCGGCGGTGCGACTCGGTTCCGCGCTGGGCAGTGGCGCGGCGGTGGAGTGGGAAGAGGTCTTCGGGGCACTGCGCGCCGCGATGCCGCAGATGTGTGCCGTGCAGATCAACGGGTGGGACCCGGTAGTGCGCCGCTTCGTGGTGATGGCCGAGGACGGGTACAACCGGTCCAGCAGCCAGGAACTGGCCCACGAGCTGCCGCGGACGCGGTGGGGCGGCCAGCTGTTCGATTCCGCCGTGCCGTTGTTGATGACCGACAACATGCCGCACGATTTCCGTGATTCACCGCATTACCAGGAAAGGTTGAGGCCGGCCGGTTTCGAGGACGGTCTTTCGGCGGCGTTGAAGGTCGGCCGACGGCAGGTCGTGGGCGTGCTGCACATGAACGCACCCGTGCGCTACTCGTTCACCGAGGAGACCCGCGAGTTCGTGGCGTCGGTGGGCGCCGCCCTGGCCCGCCGCGTCGACCCGCTGCACTGCCCGCGCTTCGACGCGTGGTTCGACGAGCACTGGTCGGCGTCGTGGCTGCTGCCGGCCGTGGCGCCGGTGTCGGACCGCTCCCCCGCGCCGATCGCCGGCGACCCGGCGCTGCGGGCGCTGGCGGATTCGTTCGCGGGCCTGGGCGTGCGGACGGTGCCGTTCCTGTGGCCGGGCCGGGAGGGCTGGTACCGCGTCCGGCTGCTGCGCGTGGTCGACGGTCCGCGCAGCGGCGTCATCGTCGCGTGCACGCCGTTCGAGAACCACGCGGGTCTGACCGCGCGGGAACTGGACATCGCGACCGGTCTGGTGGCCGGGCTGAGCAACCAGGCGATCGCCGAGAGCCTGGTCGTGTCACGCCGGACCGTGGAGACCTACGTCGAGCGGCTGCTCACCAAGCTGGACTGCCAGTCGCGGGGCGAGGCCGCCGGCGTGGCCGCCCGTGCCGGCTACGTCCGCCCCTCGCCCACCGGCCTGGGCGAACTGTCCCGCCTGACCCGGGGCCTGGACCCCGGCTGGATCTGA
- a CDS encoding aldo/keto reductase: MTIPKRRIGRDGPEVGVLALGSWHIYDRMPFHEAVEMVGRAVEAGVDLFDVGYYGGFSLDGKPVPESYTDVLFGRIVQAAGIARENYKISAKLWINYFPEQNMGDQLDRLLFRVGTDYADYAVLGDLFGTEPDMKLLTKQLGDLVAQGKLGAWGVNNWSVDHIRAAHAAAAEQGVPGPSMAQLKYSVVRRSIPDGAPFRSLVEELGVTIQASDVLEGGILAGNFKPERMIGRDPGGIREQIADAGRGLAAIAAEFDATPAQAGIAFCLANPTVSTVLVGCSRLTQLEQNLKAVELAETRGLELRKAVDGLWLDRDVVDPTGH; this comes from the coding sequence GTGACGATCCCCAAGCGTCGCATCGGTCGCGACGGACCCGAGGTCGGTGTCCTCGCGCTCGGTTCCTGGCACATCTACGACCGCATGCCCTTCCACGAGGCCGTCGAGATGGTCGGCCGCGCGGTCGAGGCCGGGGTCGACCTGTTCGACGTGGGCTACTACGGCGGGTTCAGCCTGGACGGCAAGCCCGTGCCCGAGTCGTACACCGACGTGCTGTTCGGCCGGATCGTCCAGGCCGCCGGCATCGCACGCGAGAACTACAAGATCTCCGCGAAGCTGTGGATCAACTACTTCCCCGAGCAGAACATGGGCGACCAGCTCGACCGCCTGCTGTTCCGGGTGGGCACGGACTACGCCGACTACGCGGTCCTGGGCGACCTGTTCGGCACCGAGCCGGACATGAAGCTGCTGACCAAGCAGCTCGGCGACCTGGTCGCGCAGGGCAAGCTCGGCGCGTGGGGCGTCAACAACTGGTCGGTCGACCACATCCGGGCCGCGCACGCGGCGGCGGCCGAGCAGGGCGTGCCCGGCCCGTCGATGGCGCAGCTCAAGTACAGCGTCGTGCGGCGGTCGATCCCCGACGGCGCACCGTTCCGCTCGCTGGTCGAGGAGCTGGGCGTGACGATCCAGGCGTCCGACGTGCTTGAGGGCGGCATCCTCGCGGGCAACTTCAAGCCCGAGCGGATGATCGGACGTGACCCGGGCGGCATCCGCGAGCAGATCGCGGACGCCGGGCGGGGCCTGGCCGCGATCGCGGCCGAGTTCGACGCCACCCCGGCGCAGGCCGGCATCGCGTTCTGCCTGGCCAACCCGACGGTGTCCACGGTGCTGGTCGGGTGCAGCAGGCTGACCCAGCTCGAGCAGAACCTGAAGGCGGTCGAACTGGCCGAGACGCGTGGCCTGGAGCTGCGCAAGGCCGTCGACGGCCTGTGGTTGGACCGTGACGTGGTGGACCCGACCGGCCACTGA
- a CDS encoding alpha/beta hydrolase produces the protein MPLHPEAQAVIEATAAQGGLIPLDAGSAADVRARFAASWRPSLRRQEVASAVDRAVPGPAGEIPVRVYTPEGEGPFPALVWYHGGGWVLGSLDENDATCRALANAVGMVVVSVDYRLAPEHRFPAAVDDAHAAYLWVVESGDAIGVDTSRVAVGGESAGANLAAVVSLRTRDLDEPRPVFQLLASPVIAPPSERQSYVDYAVDHFLDRESMEWFFRQYPAKPEDLVHPHLAPLEAEHHRDLPAALVFTAEFDPLRDEGEEYAHRLLDSGVPVQLLRYEGQIHGFFALLVDQLGVSADAHARAASALRAAFHKEA, from the coding sequence TTGCCTCTGCATCCTGAAGCACAGGCGGTCATCGAGGCTACGGCGGCGCAGGGCGGGCTGATCCCGCTCGACGCCGGTTCGGCGGCGGACGTCCGGGCGCGGTTCGCCGCGTCCTGGCGGCCGTCGCTCCGCCGGCAGGAGGTCGCCTCGGCGGTGGACCGGGCCGTGCCCGGACCGGCGGGCGAGATCCCGGTCCGGGTGTACACGCCCGAGGGCGAGGGGCCGTTCCCGGCGCTGGTCTGGTACCACGGCGGCGGCTGGGTGCTCGGTTCGCTGGACGAGAACGACGCCACGTGCCGGGCGCTGGCCAACGCGGTCGGCATGGTCGTGGTGTCGGTCGACTACCGGCTGGCGCCCGAGCACCGGTTCCCGGCGGCCGTCGACGACGCGCACGCCGCGTACCTGTGGGTGGTCGAGTCGGGCGACGCGATCGGCGTCGACACGTCGCGGGTGGCGGTCGGCGGCGAGAGCGCGGGCGCCAACCTGGCGGCCGTGGTGTCGTTGCGGACCCGTGACCTGGACGAGCCGCGGCCGGTGTTCCAGCTCCTGGCCTCGCCGGTCATCGCACCGCCGTCCGAGCGGCAGTCCTATGTGGACTACGCTGTGGACCACTTCCTCGACCGCGAGAGCATGGAGTGGTTCTTCCGCCAGTACCCGGCGAAACCCGAGGACCTCGTCCACCCGCATCTCGCACCGCTGGAGGCCGAGCACCACCGCGACCTGCCGGCCGCGCTGGTGTTCACCGCCGAGTTCGACCCGTTGCGCGACGAAGGCGAGGAGTACGCGCACCGGTTGCTCGACTCCGGCGTGCCGGTGCAACTGCTCCGCTACGAGGGGCAGATCCACGGCTTCTTCGCCCTGCTGGTCGACCAGCTCGGCGTCTCCGCGGACGCGCACGCCCGTGCCGCGTCCGCTCTCCGTGCCGCGTTCCACAAGGAGGCTTAA